The Puniceicoccus vermicola genomic sequence CTTCGATTTCGACATTTTCGACCAACACGTCTTTACATCCTTCGATACGTAGGTGGAAGCTATGCACCGGCCCTTTGAGGCGAACGTTGCGAACGGTGACGCGATCTGCGCCTTCTATGCGAATCCCGTCCCAAGTCCGGTAGTCGGGATCGCTGTAGGAGATCGAAATGTTTTCGATAATGACTTCTTTCGCGTTCCGGATGAGGAAGAGAGTGGTACCCTCTTTTTGAGGAATGTTTTGATTCCAGCGAACGGATAGGTGCAGGCCCTCTATGTGCACTTGATCTTCATCTTCCCAGACCCGTTTCGAATCTTCGCCGAGAACGTCGGTGGGTTGGATTTGAGGAACGGTTCTCAATGTAATTTCGTCAGCTGTTGGTAGCGTGGACCAGTCGCTCATGTAGGCGTTGGTGTATTCTCCCGCTCGAGGAATGAGGTCGTCGGCCCGGTTCCATTGATATTCGTGGGTTTCTGAGGATGGATCTGGAGTTGACGCGCTTTTGCCAGGATTCTGCTTTTGTTTGACGCAGCTGGTTGCGCTGGAGGATAGCCAGGCTATCCCCAGGAGGGCGGCCAACGATCTTCCTCGGAAAGATTTTTTTATGCGGAGTGGGAATATTTTCGATGTCATGATCGAATGGTGACGGTTAGAGCCGCGAGATCTCATCTATTCTGTTTCTCGGGGCGATGTCCGTTTGGGGATGGGGAGGGACCGCTCTGTTTGGTTATGATTTATTTGCGGATCCGTTTTGCGGAGAGGATAGAAATGAGAAAGGCTCCGATGAAGAGTGCTGCTTGAGACGGTTCAGGAATGATGGTGAAACCGTTCGTGAGCTCGTCGAAAGTGAGGTCTCCCGAGATCTCACTATTACTGAAGTTGATGAAAGAAAGTGTCGATCCTTCGAAGGCTGACGAGGAGCCAGTGATGGAAAGGACTCCATTATAGCTTTCGCCAAGATTTCCGGTTCCGCGGAAATCGATGATGAATTCGGCCTCGCTGCCGGTTGAGAGTAGATCTCCGGAGAGGGAGATGCTGCCGTCCTCTTCGAGGTTGAAACCCAAGGTCGCCCCGTCTGCCAGTATGAGGTTTTCGGAGGTGAGAGCATTGGCCGCAACGAGGGTGCCGGTCGAAGAGACGCTGAGGTTCCCTTCGCTGGCGAGTGTCCCGCTGATTACCAACGTTCCAGAGTCAACATAGGTTCCCCCGGTATGGGATAGGTCTCCGGAGAGGATCTGGGTTCCGGCCCCGTCATGGCGCAGGGTTAAGGTGCCTCCGGTTCCATCGGTCAGTGAGGTTGCCGCCTGATAGGTTTGACCACTCTCTGTTGCGATTCGGAGGGTGGCTTCATTGGCGCTTTGGGAAGTATTCAGCGATCCTGCAATCGTACTGTTCGTGCTAGTATCGGATATGCCGGTGCTTGTCGCCGTTCTTGAATAGCCAGAGGCACTGGCATCATTGGTAATCAAGTTGATCTTTTTCTCATTGTCTCCCGGGTTGAATGTCAGTTTCCCGAGGGTGTAGTCGTTCGAGATATTCAGATTGATGCCGATAGAGTTTGATCCTCCGCCGCCTCCGAGGATCGTTTGATTGATTGAAAGTTGGTTGAGTACTCGTGTTCCGTTTGACCGCCCGAAATTGACGGTTCCTCCGTTCGTGGAGAGGTCGAGTGTTCCAATGGAAACATTCAACCAGTGATTGGAGCCTGCCTGATTTTGGAAGCTGAGATTGGTGCTGTTGTTCGCTTTGCTAAGGGTGCCGTTAATTGTCAGCGAGTGGGTGGTATTCTCCGTTGGGGAAACGAAGGTTAAGGTTCGCCCTCCCGAAGTTGCGTCTACTTGGAGATCGTTAACCGCAAAGTTGCCATCAATGTACACGCTGGTGCTGGAACTGAGATCGAAAGTAGCAGAGTCTCCGGAATTCGGAACTGCTGTCGGGGTCCAGAGGCTGGCATCGCTCCAGTCTGAGGAGGTGCCGTCCGCGGAACGGGTGAAATCTTCTGCACAAACTAGCCCCGCAGTGAGAGAGAGCAGGGATAGTGTCCATGCTGTGGGAATGAGGGAGCTTCGAATTGCGGAATTGGGGATGTATTTCATTTTGGTTTGAGCGTATGGGTTAGATGTTGATCAAAGCGGATCGGAAAGAGGTGCTTGCCGGACACTTCCGTCAAAGAACACTTGGTTGCGGTAGTCTCCGTGGACGGGTGTTTCGGCTTCGCTTGTCCATTTGCCAGCGCCCGAACTTTCTTTGTCGATGTCGCTGAGCATGTACGTGTTGGTCGGGTCGGGAATGGCGTGTAGATTCAGGGAACTGGTTCGGCTTCCACTTGCATTTCCAAACGGTCGGGAATTGGGGTTTCCGGGTAATACGTTGTGAGGATTGGCGACGTAGATGGCGGCGTAGGGATCGTTTGCCAGTTCGGGGTATTGGCGAGCAACGCCCGGGCAGAGGAACTCTTTGCAGAGGACTGCCGATCCATCATCGGGTAGCGTGTAGCCGAGGTAGGGGGCCAGATGGGTAGCCAAGCGGTTCCAGCTGTTGATGCTGACATAGGCTGGCTGGGATGCGCTGAGTCCGGCCTGTCCGGAATTTATTCGCTTCCCCGGGAGTTGGCCGTCGTTCTCGTTGGCAAAGGATAGGACGGCTAATCCGATTTGCCTTAGGTTGGACTGGCACTGGGTTGAGTTCGCTCGTTTGCGGACGTTGTCAATGGTCGCGAGAGTGATCCCAAAAAGAATCGCGATCACAGCGATGCCTGTGAGCAACTCGATGATCGAGAAGCCAGCTGTGGACGGTCGAGTCTGGGAGCGGTTGGTAGGGAGGGGTGACATAGCAGAGCTTTGTTACATACCGATATAGTAACGGTTCAAAATCCTGTCAAGCGTTATGCTTGGATCGAGCGACGCGGAGGCGGTATCCCTCGCTGATCCTTTGCGGATCTCGGGGGGTGGATTCGGCCTTTGGGGGCAGCCGAAGGGTTAGGGCCTGGGCGGCTGGCAGGAATTCCGGACAATCAGTCGGCCCGGGATGGAGATCCGCAGTCCTTTTCTTTGAATATCTTGCGGTCGGAAGAGGAGCTGGTTGGCGGCGACTTTTCCGAGCATGGCCCAGTTGGGTTCGTAGCTGGTCATCCCCAGGCTTTCTCCTTCGGAGGTGCCGTCGAATCCAACAAGGCTCAGGTCCTCGGGGATGGAGCAGCCGGTCTCCGAGAGTTGCTTGTGCACAGCGGCGGCAATGCCGTCCGTAGCACACACGATGGCGGAGAATTGAGTCCAATCCGTAAGAACGGTTTGAAACTGGTAGTTGGGATGAAAACGAAGCGTTGGTTTGAGCTGATGGGAAAGCATCGCGAGGGAGTATCCGTCGGCTCTCTCTCGGTAGAGTTCGGTCAGAGGGCCTTCGTCCAGCCCGAGGAAGAGGATATTGCGATGGCCTAGCTCGATCAGGTGATTGGTGGCGATTCGCATCCCTTCCAAATTGTTGGCGACAATGCGCGGCAGGTTTTCCGATTGAATATAGCTGCTGACTGCGAGGGTGGGGATGTCTTTGAGGTTTTCGACAATCTCGGGTGTATAGCGTCCGAAGAGAAAGATTCCACTGACAGCGTGATTCTTTGCGAGCATCGGCAATTGGTTCGGTTCTGGGAACTCGACGAGAGTCTCGGCCCCATTTCGCTGGCACTCCTGCTGAATCGCCAGGTAAATTCGCCTGGGGGTTTCGGATTGAAATGTCGCTCCTGGGCTGTCGTAGGCGACGAGTCCGATGCGAATGGTCGATTGCGGATCGCTCTTTTTTGATCGGGATTTTCCGGGCGAATAGCCGAGCTTCGTTGCTGCCTCAATGATCCGTTTCTTGGTTTCCGGAGCGAGGTCAGGATGGTCGCGGAATGCGCGTGAAACCGTCATGGCCGAAGTCCCCAGTTTTTTTGCGAGTTCGCGTTGGCTAATCATTTGTATGTAACGTTACAAATATTCTTTGACGGGTCCAGTCAGAACTTATGATGCTCCTGAAATCGAGAATTGAGATCATAGCCAACGATAAGGTGATTCCAATTTGTCTTCGGTCTGTTTTAAGGGGATCAGAACGGAATAGGTTTGGGAAAATATTTTTCAAATATGAAAAAAGAGACGAAAATTCTGTTCTTCTAAGGGAAGGGAGGATTGGCTCGCCGATCATGAAACTTGTCCCTTGCCCATCTTTTGGCCCCGGAGTTGATGCTGCTTTTGGCGACCTGCGAAGGGACATCGAGAAGATCGCTGCCATCTCCTCTGGTGTGGATGAGGAGTTGGATCGGTGGAGATTGGAGATTTCTCGAAATCCGTCACTGTCTGTAGAGAGCTTTGCACTGGAGATTTCACCGGAGGAGAGGCAAATCGAAATTGAAGCTTCAGATGATCTCGGGGCGATTTACGGGATCTATGAATTCTCACATCAATTTCTGGGAATCGACCCATTGTGGTTCTGGAAGGAAATGGAACCCCTTCCTTTGGTAAGTTTCTCTCCGGAATCGCAGCGAATTGAATCCGGGTTACCTGAGTTCCGCTTTCGAGGTCTGTTCGTGAACGACGAAGATCTTCTCGGTCGGTGGCGTCCGTCCTCAGGAGAGCGGTTTCAGGACTGGCCCAAGCGTGAGAGTGTTCTCTCTCAACCTTCTACATTGTTGAAGGACAACTATGAGGCTCGGCTTTTGGGATATTACACTCCGGTTGTCGAGAGCGAGGCCATGGAGATGATTTTTGAGGCGATATTGCGCTTGAGGGGCAACTTGGTGATTCCAGCTTCATTTATTGACGTCTTTAATGGAGCGGAAGCCGCAGTGATCCGGGATGCTGTTCAACGGGGGTTGTATGTATCACAGCATCATGTTGAGCCCTTAGGGGTATCCCATTTTGGATACGAGACTTGGTGGAGCCGTCAGGGCCAAAACCCGCAGTTTAGCTATTTGAGTGATCCAGACAGTATGAGAGCGGCTTGGAGAGCCTATGCGGAAGAATGGTATCGCTTAGCGGGTAATCAGGTTATCTGGCAGTTGGGTTTACGAGGTCGTGGAGATCGTCCTCTTTGGGATCACGATCCCGCAGCCGCAGCCCGAGCCGCTGAGCTCTTTCGAAAAGCGTTCGATGATCAGATGGAAATCATCCGAAAGGTGGACTCGAGAGAGACGCCGCCCGTAACAGTGACTCTATGGCTCGAAGTAAGTCGTTTGATTCAAGACGGGGACCTTCGTTTGCCCAGCAACGTCATTCGGGTGTTTGCAGATGACGACAAGACTTTGGAGATGAAGGGAGATTTTCATCGAACGGACCGGGGTGGCGACCTGCCGTTCGGTTGTTACGTTCATCTTGCGGTTTGGGGAGCAGGTCCACATTTGGTTCAGGGGGTCTCTCCGGATCGGATCGTGCGGATTGCCAACGAAATCGTAGAGAAGGGGGATACTGCTTACGCCATCGTGAATGCGGCCAACCTAAGGGAACATGTGGTCGGGCTAGGTTGCTGGTTCGAACAGTTGTGGTGCACCCGCAGAGAGGCTTTCGAAAAACTCATTACAGGACTTTGTCCCCGAAGGAGCTGCTCGCTACTACCGTGAGTTTTTTGAAGTGATTCCGGAATTCAAACCAGGATGGCGCCTTTACGACGGGAGGGCATCGGGATGGATTCTTCAATTGATCCGCATGCATTCGTCTGGCGAGCCATTGAGTGCGGATTTGCAGAAAGAAGTAGTGGGAGATTGGCGGGATGCAATTGGCCGTATTTTGGAGGAAAGCATCGCCCGACAAAATCAGCTCCTGGATTCTATGGAGGACGAGAAATTGACGTGGAATTCCCGCGACCGTCGTTTTCTTGAATTCAACCTGATTACCCAATTGCGAATCTTGCGGGGTATGTGTAAATGTATTCGTGAGTTGTCGCGGGAGACCCCGGATTTTCCCTTGGCGCGGGGCGCTTTGGGGGAAGCCTTGAAGGCAATGTCCGAATCAGAACGAGGACGCTGGGTGAACTGGTATCGAGGGGACCTAAAGGTAGGAGTGAAAGCCCTTCTGAAGCATCTGGAAGATTTGGAGTTTCAGAGAGCTTAGTAACAGGAAGCAAACTGTCCTGGTGGCGATGATTGGGAAACGCTATTTCCGGACGCCATTGATCTACTGTTGCCCCACTGGTTGAACCAGAACAAACGGTCGAACGATCATCGCCTTGAAGGCGGTGCCGGTCTTCTCCCAGTGTTCAGCATGGAGGTCGCAGGGCTGGACGAGGTCGCCCGATTTTAGCCAGGCTTTGACTTGGGCCTGATCGTCTTGGGTAAAGGCGAGGCCGGCGGTCTTCAGGTCGAGGGAGGGATCGACGTAGACCAGAGAGCCTTTCTCGTAGTGAGGTTTCAAGTAGGACCAGTCGACTTCGCCCGAGTATTTCTCGAGCTTCTCCTCGTCGGTGGAGTGGTCCTCGGCCGGGGCAAATTCATCCAAGCTTCGGCGGGCGGGGAAGTCGTCGTTAAACATGGTTGTGTTTTGTCGGAAAGAGGGTGTGAGGTTAAGAGGTTTTGACGTTGGGAGGTTTGGACTCGTTTGTCCTCTTGATTTACCGGGGCGCTCCCCTCACTGCATGGAAGCGATGAAGTCGTTGGCTTCGGCGATGGAGGCCTCCATTTCGGCGATTAGGTCGGCGACCCGGCCTTGGATCGCGGTCACCTCTTGGTCGAGCGAGGCGATGGCCCGGGCATTGAGGTTGTGTTTGAGATAGAGGACTTGGTCCCGGAACAGGTCGAGAACCGGGTACATGGATTCTTCCGCCGCGCGCATTTTGGCGATCATTTCCTCATAGCTGCGTTCGGTGGCCTTGAGGGTCTTCTTGCTTTCGCGACGGAGTTCGGTGCTGCTGTATTCGGAGAGTTCATCGTCCCATTCATCGAAAAGGTCATTGGCGACCTGTTCAATGGAAGCGATTCGTTCGGAGACCTCCTCCGCACTCGCTTCACTTTCCTGGAAGGCGTCATTGAGGCG encodes the following:
- a CDS encoding autotransporter; protein product: MKYIPNSAIRSSLIPTAWTLSLLSLTAGLVCAEDFTRSADGTSSDWSDASLWTPTAVPNSGDSATFDLSSSTSVYIDGNFAVNDLQVDATSGGRTLTFVSPTENTTHSLTINGTLSKANNSTNLSFQNQAGSNHWLNVSIGTLDLSTNGGTVNFGRSNGTRVLNQLSINQTILGGGGGSNSIGINLNISNDYTLGKLTFNPGDNEKKINLITNDASASGYSRTATSTGISDTSTNSTIAGSLNTSQSANEATLRIATESGQTYQAATSLTDGTGGTLTLRHDGAGTQILSGDLSHTGGTYVDSGTLVISGTLASEGNLSVSSTGTLVAANALTSENLILADGATLGFNLEEDGSISLSGDLLSTGSEAEFIIDFRGTGNLGESYNGVLSITGSSSAFEGSTLSFINFSNSEISGDLTFDELTNGFTIIPEPSQAALFIGAFLISILSAKRIRK
- a CDS encoding type II secretion system protein; the encoded protein is MSPLPTNRSQTRPSTAGFSIIELLTGIAVIAILFGITLATIDNVRKRANSTQCQSNLRQIGLAVLSFANENDGQLPGKRINSGQAGLSASQPAYVSINSWNRLATHLAPYLGYTLPDDGSAVLCKEFLCPGVARQYPELANDPYAAIYVANPHNVLPGNPNSRPFGNASGSRTSSLNLHAIPDPTNTYMLSDIDKESSGAGKWTSEAETPVHGDYRNQVFFDGSVRQAPLSDPL
- a CDS encoding LacI family DNA-binding transcriptional regulator, producing MISQRELAKKLGTSAMTVSRAFRDHPDLAPETKKRIIEAATKLGYSPGKSRSKKSDPQSTIRIGLVAYDSPGATFQSETPRRIYLAIQQECQRNGAETLVEFPEPNQLPMLAKNHAVSGIFLFGRYTPEIVENLKDIPTLAVSSYIQSENLPRIVANNLEGMRIATNHLIELGHRNILFLGLDEGPLTELYRERADGYSLAMLSHQLKPTLRFHPNYQFQTVLTDWTQFSAIVCATDGIAAAVHKQLSETGCSIPEDLSLVGFDGTSEGESLGMTSYEPNWAMLGKVAANQLLFRPQDIQRKGLRISIPGRLIVRNSCQPPRP
- a CDS encoding glycosyl hydrolase 115 family protein: MKLVPCPSFGPGVDAAFGDLRRDIEKIAAISSGVDEELDRWRLEISRNPSLSVESFALEISPEERQIEIEASDDLGAIYGIYEFSHQFLGIDPLWFWKEMEPLPLVSFSPESQRIESGLPEFRFRGLFVNDEDLLGRWRPSSGERFQDWPKRESVLSQPSTLLKDNYEARLLGYYTPVVESEAMEMIFEAILRLRGNLVIPASFIDVFNGAEAAVIRDAVQRGLYVSQHHVEPLGVSHFGYETWWSRQGQNPQFSYLSDPDSMRAAWRAYAEEWYRLAGNQVIWQLGLRGRGDRPLWDHDPAAAARAAELFRKAFDDQMEIIRKVDSRETPPVTVTLWLEVSRLIQDGDLRLPSNVIRVFADDDKTLEMKGDFHRTDRGGDLPFGCYVHLAVWGAGPHLVQGVSPDRIVRIANEIVEKGDTAYAIVNAANLREHVVGLGCWFEQLWCTRREAFEKLITGLCPRRSCSLLP
- a CDS encoding DUF2288 domain-containing protein, with protein sequence MFNDDFPARRSLDEFAPAEDHSTDEEKLEKYSGEVDWSYLKPHYEKGSLVYVDPSLDLKTAGLAFTQDDQAQVKAWLKSGDLVQPCDLHAEHWEKTGTAFKAMIVRPFVLVQPVGQQ
- a CDS encoding DUF2959 domain-containing protein; this encodes MNFKNSLSFGLLLLTLVGCRSTYYSTMEKFGIEKRDIMVDRVEDARDAQEESKETFSDALEAFTSVTGYDGGNLEKVYNRLNDAFQESEASAEEVSERIASIEQVANDLFDEWDDELSEYSSTELRRESKKTLKATERSYEEMIAKMRAAEESMYPVLDLFRDQVLYLKHNLNARAIASLDQEVTAIQGRVADLIAEMEASIAEANDFIASMQ